The Triticum aestivum cultivar Chinese Spring chromosome 3A, IWGSC CS RefSeq v2.1, whole genome shotgun sequence genome includes a region encoding these proteins:
- the LOC123061517 gene encoding mitogen-activated protein kinase kinase kinase 13-A → MEQLRQIGEVVGSINALMAFEADLRINPRQCRLLAETCAHALDAITGNVRAHLRFDERGTKWRALESPLRELHRALRDAEGYVRQCLDPRGSWWARAAAMVHGTECVEHHLHNILWCVSVAVDAIEAAGEIAGSEPDDHARTRLLLASKYDRDMLEPKLFQLVHGKRYLVSRELVVRMDAAWKEDRWALSQLLDEMTGPAAPKRLTKNEHRLAEVLAAPRGRLHPASILLGDDYSVRRRLGGRLKEVQWMGESFAMKHFIGDGEAVGAEIELLASVAHPNVAHATYCFHDEERKDYFVVMDQLMAKDLGSYVKEVSCPRRRTPFPVIVAIDIMLQIARGMEYLHAKGMYHGELNPSNVLVRPRQADGGYVQVKVTGFGQSGIAMGANVNGDDNACIWYAPEVLKPEVAGAESRRTEKADVYSFAMICFELLTGKVPFEDNHLQGDKTSKNIRAGERPLFPFQTPKYLTALTKRCWHADPEQRPGFSSVCRVLRYVKRFLVMNPEQQQQAAQGDEPVVPPVDYLDLEMQLLRKLPAWQRGEGARVSDVPFQMFAYKVLEREKIAGVAQARDKASDSGSEGNSLYGDENGVGVMSPDRPSSVASNGTMRPLPDSSDGKKPPSAKKADGKAARQPVAGHPQKVKPGNPARTPQAPRRTLGVKTDGVS, encoded by the exons ATGGAGCAGCTCCGGCAGATCGGTGAGGTGGTGGGCAGCATCAACGCGCTCATGGCGTTCGAGGCCGACCTCCGCATCAACCCTCgccagtgccgcctcctcgccgaaaCCTGCGCGCACGCGCTGGACGCCATCACCGGCAATGTCCGAGCCCACCTTCGCTTCGACGAGCGCGGCACCAAGTGGCGCGCCCTGGAGTCCCCGCTCCGCGAGCTCCACCGCGCGCTCCGCGACGCCGAGGGCTACGTCCGGCAGTGCCTCGACCCGCGCGGCAGCTGGTGGGCCCGCGCCGCGGCCATGGTGCACGGCACGGAGTGCGTCGAGCACCACCTCCACAACATCCTGTGGTGCGTCTCCGTCGCCGTCGATGCCATCGAGGCCGCCGGGGAGATCGCCGGCTCCGAGCCGGACGATCACGCGCGGACACGGCTTCTGCTCGCCAGCAAGTACGACAGGGACATGCTCGAGCCAAAGCTGTTCCAGCTCGTGCACGGCAAGCGCTACTTGGTGTCCCGTGAACTGGTCGTTCGGATGGACGCGGCGTGGAAGGAGGACAGGTGGGCGCTGTCGCAGCTGCTCGACGAAATGACGGGCCCGGCGGCGCCGAAGCGCCTGACCAAGAACGAGCACCGCCTCGCCGAGGTCCTCGCCGCGCCCAGGGGGAGGCTGCACCCGGCGTCCATTCTGCTTGGAGACGACTACAGCGTCCGCAGGAGGCTAGGCGGCCGCCTCAAGGAGGTGCAATGGATGGGGGAGAGCTTCGCGATGAAGCATTTCATCGGGGACGGCGAGGCCGTCGGCGCCGAGATCGAGCTGCTGGCCTCGGTGGCGCACCCGAACGTCGCGCACGCCACCTACTGCTTCCACGACGAGGAGAGGAAGGATTACTTTGTGGTCATGGACCAGCTCATGGCCAAGGACCTGGGAAGCTACGTCAAGGAGGTGAGCTGCCCGCGGCGGCGGACACCGTTCCCTGTCATCGTCGCCATCGACATCATGCTGCAGATCGCGCGCGGGATGGAGTACCTGCACGCGAAGGGAATGTACCACGGCGAGCTGAACCCGTCCAATGTGCTCGTGAGGCCACGGCAAGCCGACGGCGGCTACGTGCAGGTCAAGGTCACCGGGTTCGGGCAGTCCGGCATCGCAATGGGCGCCAATGTCAACGGCGACGATAACGCCTGCATCTGGTACGCGCCCGAGGTGCTCAAGCCGGAGGTCGCGGGTGCAGAGTCCAGGCGCACCGAGAAGGCCGACGTGTACAGCTTCGCCATGATCTGCTTCGAGCTCCTGACCGGCAAGGTCCCGTTCGAGGACAACCACCTGCAGGGCGACAAGACAAGCAAGAACATCCGCGCCGGCGAGCGGCCGCTGTTCCCGTTCCAGACGCCCAAGTACCTGACCGCCCTGACCAAGCGGTGCTGGCACGCCGACCCGGAGCAGCGGCCGGGCTTCTCCTCCGTCTGCCGCGTCCTCCGGTACGTGAAGCGGTTCCTGGTCATGAacccggagcagcagcagcaggccgcgCAGGGCGACGAGCCCGTTGTGCCACCCGTGGACTACCTCGACCTGGAGATGCAGCTGCTGAGGAAGCTCCCGGCGTGGCAGCGAGGTGAGGGCGCCCGCGTGTCGGACGTGCCATTCCAGATGTTCGCGTAcaaggtgttggagagggagaagatcGCAGGCGTGGCGCAGGCCAGGGACAAGGCCTCCGACTCGGGCAGCGAAGGGAACTCGCTGTACGGCGATGAGAACGGCGTTGGGGTAATGTCGCCGGACCGCCCTTCCTCGGTGGCGTCGAACGGCACCATGCGGCCGCTGCCGGACAGCAGCGATGGAAAGAAGCCGCCGTCGGCCAAGAAAGCGGACGGCAAGGCGGCCAGGCAACCAG TTGCAGGGCACCCGCAGAAGGTGAAGCCGGGCAACCCAGCGAGGACTCCGCAGGCACCAAGACGGACGCTCGGAGTGAAGACCGACGGCGTCTCGTAG